Proteins encoded together in one Persephonella sp. window:
- a CDS encoding CTP synthase, whose translation MQKFIFITGGVLSSLGKGVASASIGSILESMGYKITFLKLDPYLNIDPGTMNPYQHGEVYVTEDGAETDLDLGHYERFTNVVLTKYNNTTSGKLYHTLLEKERRGAYLGATVQVIPHFTNEIIRSIEKAAAKSEIALVEIGGTVGDIESLPFLEAIRQMGLELGRENALFIHLTYVPYIKAAGELKTKPSQHSVKELRAIGIQPDILICRADRPLPKAIKRKLALFTNVDEEAVISAPDVDIIYKLPLYFHREKIDQIIARQLNLEYKEPDLKHWQKIVNTLSKLTEEVDIAVVGKYVELKDAYKSIIEAFTHAQIPNNVKVNLHWINADELTEENIEEKLKDVDGILVPGGFGERGVEGKILTAKYARENKIPYFGICLGMQVAVIEFARNVAGLKEANSTEFDQNTPYPVIDLMPEQRGVDKKGGTMRLGAYKCTLVEGTKAYSIYGEKEIYERHRHRYEVNPEFRPILEENGLVVSGVYKAKNLVEIIELPEDKHPWFVACQFHPEFKSKPFKPHPLFVAFVKASYEKKKGKQK comes from the coding sequence GTGCAGAAGTTCATATTTATTACCGGCGGTGTTTTATCCTCCCTTGGAAAAGGCGTTGCATCTGCAAGTATCGGTTCAATTCTTGAAAGTATGGGCTATAAAATTACCTTTTTGAAACTTGACCCTTATCTGAATATAGACCCAGGGACAATGAACCCTTATCAGCATGGAGAGGTTTATGTTACTGAGGATGGAGCAGAAACAGACCTTGATTTAGGGCATTATGAGAGATTTACCAATGTTGTTTTAACCAAATACAACAATACAACTTCTGGAAAGCTATATCACACACTTTTAGAAAAAGAAAGAAGAGGTGCTTATCTTGGTGCTACTGTTCAGGTTATTCCCCATTTCACTAATGAAATTATCAGAAGTATAGAAAAAGCAGCAGCAAAATCGGAAATAGCACTGGTAGAAATCGGCGGAACAGTAGGAGATATAGAAAGTTTGCCATTTTTAGAGGCTATCAGACAGATGGGTCTTGAGCTTGGAAGGGAAAATGCTCTGTTTATTCATCTTACATACGTTCCATATATAAAAGCTGCAGGAGAGTTGAAAACAAAACCTTCCCAGCATTCAGTAAAGGAACTTAGAGCAATAGGTATCCAGCCTGATATTCTGATATGCCGTGCAGACAGACCGCTACCTAAGGCAATTAAAAGAAAACTTGCACTATTTACAAATGTTGATGAAGAGGCGGTTATATCCGCACCTGATGTAGATATTATTTATAAATTACCCCTTTATTTCCACAGAGAAAAAATTGACCAGATTATTGCCAGACAGCTGAACCTTGAATATAAAGAACCTGACCTAAAACACTGGCAAAAAATTGTTAATACCCTTTCAAAACTAACTGAAGAAGTTGATATTGCCGTTGTCGGAAAATATGTTGAACTTAAAGATGCTTACAAAAGTATCATAGAAGCCTTTACCCATGCTCAAATTCCAAACAATGTAAAAGTAAATCTCCACTGGATAAATGCAGATGAATTGACAGAAGAAAATATTGAGGAAAAATTAAAAGATGTAGATGGTATTCTGGTTCCCGGTGGATTTGGAGAAAGAGGTGTTGAAGGAAAGATACTAACGGCAAAATACGCAAGGGAAAATAAAATCCCATACTTTGGAATATGTCTTGGTATGCAGGTTGCAGTTATTGAATTTGCCAGAAATGTGGCAGGACTAAAAGAGGCTAACTCAACAGAGTTTGACCAGAACACCCCCTATCCTGTAATAGACCTTATGCCTGAACAGAGAGGGGTTGATAAAAAAGGTGGAACAATGAGACTTGGTGCTTATAAATGCACACTGGTAGAAGGGACAAAGGCTTACTCAATATACGGAGAAAAAGAAATCTATGAAAGACACAGACATAGATATGAGGTAAATCCGGAATTTAGACCTATATTAGAGGAAAACGGGCTTGTGGTTTCAGGGGTTTATAAAGCAAAAAATCTGGTTGAAATTATTGAACTTCCTGAAGACAAGCATCCATGGTTTGTTGCTTGCCAATTTCACCCTGAATTTAAGAGCAAACCGTTCAAGCCACATCCATTATTTGTGGCATTTGTTAAGGCTTCTTATGAAAAGAAAAAAGGTAAACAAAAATGA
- a CDS encoding acetate--CoA ligase: MNILDKLFNPKSIAIIGATDKKEKVGYAIFRNIIDGGFKGKVYPVNKRLKELEGYTVYSSVLEIPDQIDLAIIAIPIVYIPEVFDQLGKKGVKTAVVISAGGKEAGEEGRKIEETLKEKAKQYGIRFLGPNCLGFANTLIDLNANFGLDKPLKGKTAFISQSGALFTAIMDWALQEKIGFSYAVSIGNMADIDFGDLIEYLGEKEEVETILIYMESLTRPEKFVKACRNITLKKPVIIAKAGKSEAGQKAAVSHTGAIAGKDFLYSALFKRVGALRVENVLQLFDMTEALSKEPIPEGNSFAVVTNAGGPGVMAADEFDKWHTPPAKLSEETMEKLNQILPPVWSHNNPVDIIGDAPPERYRETLKILFDAPEIDGIICILTPQFMTKPLESAQAFYEISKDQKKPFYSVLLGGEKLEQAKQFLEEHDIPVFETPEEAVDSMFMAWEYRYNTKLLSKDNISLRVDRKIEVEKFIVSKIENNQLLLTELDVKKILKAYGIPVNPTFNAKTKEDAIKIAQEIGFPVVMKINSPDILHKSDAGCVILDIKDISQAEKAYETIIQNAIAYKKDARIEGVIVEKQVKGDFELVIGSSYDRLFKQYIMFGMGGTFVEFFKDVSFDFIPLSETVAKEIISSTKIYKLLKEGFRDKKPVEIRNLVNILMNVSNLLQSFPEIEELDINPLIVKENQVWAVDGRIKLQSEIRKNSILV; encoded by the coding sequence ATGAATATCTTAGACAAGCTGTTTAACCCTAAATCAATAGCAATTATAGGAGCAACGGATAAAAAGGAAAAAGTAGGATATGCAATTTTCAGAAATATTATAGATGGTGGTTTTAAAGGAAAGGTATACCCTGTAAACAAACGACTTAAAGAGTTAGAAGGGTATACCGTTTATTCATCTGTGCTGGAAATTCCCGACCAGATAGACCTTGCAATAATTGCTATTCCTATTGTTTATATCCCAGAAGTTTTTGACCAGCTTGGAAAGAAAGGAGTTAAAACAGCAGTTGTGATATCAGCAGGTGGAAAGGAAGCCGGTGAAGAGGGTAGGAAAATAGAAGAAACCTTGAAGGAAAAAGCAAAACAGTATGGAATAAGATTTCTAGGTCCTAACTGTCTTGGATTTGCAAATACACTAATTGACCTGAATGCTAACTTTGGACTGGATAAACCACTTAAAGGAAAAACTGCTTTTATTTCCCAAAGTGGTGCCTTATTTACAGCTATTATGGACTGGGCACTTCAAGAGAAAATAGGATTTTCTTACGCGGTTAGCATAGGAAATATGGCTGATATAGATTTTGGAGACCTTATTGAGTATTTAGGAGAAAAGGAAGAAGTAGAAACGATCCTTATATATATGGAAAGTCTCACAAGACCTGAAAAGTTTGTTAAGGCTTGCCGCAATATCACACTTAAAAAACCTGTAATAATCGCAAAAGCAGGAAAATCAGAAGCAGGACAGAAAGCAGCCGTATCCCATACAGGAGCAATAGCAGGAAAAGACTTTTTATACTCGGCTTTATTCAAAAGGGTAGGAGCCCTAAGGGTTGAAAATGTTCTACAGCTGTTTGATATGACAGAGGCCTTATCCAAAGAACCTATTCCTGAGGGAAACAGCTTTGCTGTTGTTACAAACGCAGGTGGACCCGGGGTTATGGCTGCAGATGAGTTTGATAAATGGCATACTCCACCTGCCAAACTATCTGAAGAAACAATGGAAAAGCTTAATCAGATACTTCCACCGGTATGGAGTCATAACAACCCTGTAGATATAATCGGAGATGCTCCACCTGAAAGATATAGAGAAACATTAAAAATTCTGTTTGATGCTCCTGAAATAGACGGAATAATCTGTATCCTTACCCCCCAATTTATGACTAAACCACTGGAAAGCGCACAGGCTTTTTACGAGATATCCAAAGACCAGAAAAAACCTTTTTATTCTGTTCTACTGGGAGGAGAAAAACTAGAGCAGGCCAAACAATTTTTGGAAGAACATGATATTCCGGTTTTTGAAACACCTGAAGAAGCTGTTGATAGCATGTTTATGGCTTGGGAATATAGATACAACACAAAACTTTTATCAAAAGATAACATATCCCTAAGGGTAGATAGGAAAATTGAGGTTGAAAAATTTATAGTATCTAAAATAGAAAACAATCAGCTTTTGTTAACAGAATTAGATGTTAAAAAAATTCTGAAAGCTTACGGTATACCTGTAAATCCTACGTTCAATGCTAAAACAAAAGAGGATGCAATAAAAATAGCACAGGAAATAGGCTTTCCTGTGGTCATGAAAATAAATTCACCGGATATACTTCATAAATCAGATGCCGGCTGTGTAATTCTTGATATTAAGGATATATCTCAGGCTGAAAAGGCATACGAAACTATTATCCAGAATGCTATTGCTTACAAAAAAGATGCAAGAATAGAGGGTGTTATTGTAGAAAAACAGGTTAAAGGAGATTTTGAGCTGGTTATAGGAAGCAGCTATGACAGATTGTTTAAACAATATATTATGTTTGGAATGGGTGGAACATTTGTTGAATTTTTTAAAGATGTATCATTTGATTTTATTCCCCTATCAGAAACAGTTGCAAAGGAAATTATTTCTTCAACCAAGATTTATAAACTTTTAAAAGAGGGTTTCAGAGATAAAAAACCGGTGGAAATCAGAAACCTTGTAAATATATTAATGAATGTATCTAATTTATTACAAAGTTTTCCGGAAATTGAAGAACTGGATATAAATCCACTGATTGTAAAAGAAAATCAGGTATGGGCTGTAGATGGAAGGATAAAACTCCAATCAGAAATTAGAAAAAATTCAATCCTTGTTTAA
- the hslU gene encoding ATP-dependent protease ATPase subunit HslU — MIKEELTPKQIVQELDKYIVGQKEAKKAVAIALRNRWRRQQLPEELRDEVIPKNILMIGPTGVGKTEIARRLANLVGAPFIKVEATKFTEVGYVGRDVESIIRELAEASFKMVKAEKMEEVQEKARKLAEEKVLDYLVPRRVRTFGSLGGEVEEESSPAREKFREMLQKGELDDRVIEIDVEEKPVSVIGGVIAPGMEDIENQLRDLFSNLTPSKRKKRKVTVKEALKILQQQEAEKLIDMDEVASEAVYRAENFGIVFIDEIDKVAGKSVGSSPDVSREGVQRDLLPIVEGTTVSTKYGPIKTDHILFIAAGAFHLSKPSDLIPELQGRFPIRVELQPLTKEDFVKILTQPKNALIKQYKALMETEGVHLEFTDDAIEAIAEIAEEVNEKTENIGARRLHTILERIMEDYSFEAPDLKGQHIIIDEKIVKQKLENVVQSEDLTRYIL, encoded by the coding sequence GTGATAAAAGAAGAATTAACCCCAAAACAGATAGTTCAGGAACTTGATAAATATATCGTTGGTCAAAAAGAAGCCAAAAAAGCAGTGGCAATTGCCCTGAGAAATAGATGGAGAAGACAACAACTACCGGAAGAATTAAGGGATGAAGTAATCCCTAAAAATATTCTTATGATAGGACCAACAGGTGTAGGTAAAACCGAAATAGCCAGAAGACTGGCAAACCTCGTTGGTGCACCTTTTATAAAGGTCGAAGCAACAAAATTTACAGAAGTTGGTTATGTAGGAAGAGACGTAGAAAGTATTATAAGAGAGCTTGCAGAAGCTTCCTTTAAAATGGTTAAAGCAGAAAAAATGGAAGAGGTTCAGGAAAAAGCCAGAAAGTTAGCAGAAGAAAAAGTTCTTGACTACCTTGTCCCAAGAAGAGTGAGAACTTTTGGCAGCCTTGGCGGAGAAGTTGAGGAAGAAAGTTCACCTGCCAGAGAAAAGTTCAGGGAAATGTTACAAAAAGGAGAGTTAGACGACAGAGTAATTGAGATAGATGTTGAAGAAAAACCTGTTTCGGTAATAGGCGGTGTGATTGCTCCAGGAATGGAAGATATTGAAAATCAACTGAGGGATTTATTCTCAAATCTAACTCCATCAAAAAGGAAAAAAAGGAAAGTAACAGTCAAAGAAGCCCTTAAAATTCTTCAACAACAGGAAGCTGAAAAACTTATAGATATGGATGAGGTTGCATCCGAAGCAGTTTACAGGGCTGAGAACTTCGGAATAGTGTTTATTGATGAGATAGACAAAGTGGCAGGTAAATCTGTAGGTTCATCTCCGGATGTATCAAGGGAAGGTGTTCAAAGGGATTTACTGCCCATTGTTGAAGGAACAACAGTATCAACAAAATACGGTCCAATAAAAACAGACCATATCTTATTTATAGCAGCAGGGGCATTTCATTTATCAAAACCATCGGACCTTATACCTGAACTACAGGGAAGATTTCCAATCAGAGTTGAACTACAACCATTGACAAAAGAGGATTTTGTCAAAATATTAACACAGCCTAAAAATGCGCTTATAAAACAGTATAAAGCCCTAATGGAAACTGAAGGAGTTCATCTGGAATTTACAGACGACGCTATTGAGGCTATTGCCGAGATAGCAGAGGAGGTAAACGAAAAGACAGAAAATATCGGTGCAAGAAGACTCCATACAATACTTGAAAGAATTATGGAGGATTACTCATTTGAAGCACCTGACCTTAAAGGACAGCATATAATAATTGATGAAAAGATAGTTAAACAAAAACTTGAAAATGTAGTCCAAAGCGAAGACCTTACAAGGTATATACTTTAG
- a CDS encoding ATP-dependent protease, translating into MAEKKTKQEEKKQPQEEEVNLDVIKQDLERLKQDLERLKLKTIERTPGEMIKKETVIKVLDETENIVKKTFAVIEGAIIGAIEGAKKNLK; encoded by the coding sequence ATGGCTGAGAAAAAAACAAAACAGGAAGAAAAAAAACAGCCACAAGAAGAAGAGGTAAATCTTGATGTAATTAAACAAGACCTTGAAAGATTAAAGCAGGATTTAGAAAGACTGAAACTAAAAACCATTGAAAGAACACCAGGAGAAATGATAAAAAAGGAAACGGTGATTAAAGTTTTAGATGAAACAGAAAATATTGTAAAGAAAACATTTGCCGTTATTGAGGGTGCAATAATTGGTGCTATTGAAGGTGCAAAGAAAAATCTAAAATAA
- a CDS encoding Lrp/AsnC ligand binding domain-containing protein produces MEEQLNEAPIPFSELLKEIDVKDKATAYVLIEANPPDIPYIMEELAKIENVRSADVVTGIYDIIIFLEGEDQNEIGKVVIRDIHSIKGVKKATTCMVVKI; encoded by the coding sequence ATGGAAGAACAACTCAACGAAGCCCCTATTCCTTTCTCTGAGTTGCTTAAAGAGATTGATGTAAAGGATAAAGCAACTGCTTATGTGCTTATTGAAGCAAATCCTCCGGATATCCCTTATATAATGGAGGAACTTGCCAAAATAGAAAATGTAAGGTCTGCAGATGTCGTAACAGGTATATATGACATAATCATATTTTTGGAAGGTGAAGACCAGAACGAAATAGGAAAGGTTGTTATTAGAGATATCCACTCTATAAAAGGAGTAAAAAAGGCAACCACCTGCATGGTGGTTAAGATTTAA
- a CDS encoding YMGG-like glycine zipper-containing protein, which produces MGRFLVLLLSAAVIFISCYKRSYESAVIGGAAGSAVGAILDEENPWRGAFIGGVVGAVLTGTIAEISSRAADECVEYDRPIEYRCYKCKEHVRIIAVPDGWHGKCRIVRLKYFKGNKLIKVKTKKVCKRKLKKVPPPFRDDWVPAGHRRF; this is translated from the coding sequence ATGGGTAGATTTTTAGTCCTTTTATTATCTGCAGCAGTTATTTTTATATCCTGTTATAAACGTTCCTATGAAAGTGCTGTTATCGGAGGTGCTGCAGGTTCGGCTGTAGGTGCAATATTAGACGAGGAAAACCCATGGAGAGGTGCTTTTATAGGTGGTGTTGTGGGTGCTGTACTTACAGGAACAATAGCAGAAATATCTTCCAGAGCTGCTGATGAATGTGTAGAATATGATAGACCTATAGAGTATAGATGTTATAAATGTAAAGAACACGTAAGAATAATTGCCGTGCCAGATGGCTGGCATGGAAAATGTAGAATTGTCAGATTGAAGTATTTCAAGGGAAATAAGCTTATAAAAGTAAAAACAAAGAAGGTATGTAAAAGAAAATTAAAGAAAGTACCCCCGCCATTTAGAGATGACTGGGTACCTGCAGGACATAGAAGATTTTAA
- the smpB gene encoding SsrA-binding protein SmpB: protein MGIKVVTTNKPAYHNYDILETYEAGLVLEGSEVKSIREGAVNLKDSFIRIDDGEAYVYNMYIAPYKPAARLQHDPYRKRKLLLHKREILKLMGKVQEKGLTIIPLKLYFKNGKAKLEIALARGKAKYEKRQAIKERETRRELAKKYKGRIKL, encoded by the coding sequence ATGGGAATAAAAGTAGTGACAACAAACAAACCGGCTTATCACAACTATGACATACTGGAAACCTATGAGGCCGGTCTTGTTCTAGAAGGCTCAGAAGTCAAATCAATAAGGGAAGGTGCAGTTAATCTAAAGGACTCATTTATCAGAATAGATGATGGGGAGGCTTATGTTTACAATATGTATATAGCTCCTTATAAACCTGCTGCACGTCTTCAGCACGACCCATACAGAAAAAGAAAACTTCTCCTGCACAAAAGGGAAATTTTGAAACTTATGGGAAAAGTTCAGGAAAAAGGACTGACAATCATTCCACTTAAACTGTATTTTAAAAATGGTAAGGCAAAGCTGGAAATAGCCCTTGCAAGAGGTAAAGCAAAATATGAGAAACGCCAGGCTATAAAAGAAAGAGAAACAAGAAGAGAACTTGCCAAAAAATATAAAGGCAGGATTAAGCTATGA
- a CDS encoding ChaN family lipoprotein yields the protein MKKFLILFFLIFNISYAQVFYKLEVQITPEKNLLTGKAVIYSDRPEEIRIYLKGFNISSIYYQNKNLSPENQLKLKISPENKVEINYSKKFLDFNSENIITDEFISLTDNWYPYVDKLTIYNLSATAPKNFILISESEKVSTKEAKETKTHHFEFPYPTEIIHLIGSTKYQIKRKEFDGLTIEAYFFEKDSDLAEKYINSAYKYIQDYSQLVAKYPYKRFSIVENAFPTGYSMPTFTLIGQQIIKFPFIVEKSLAHEILHQWFGCSVYIKGGNWAEGLTTYLSDYRLSEDKKRYRKNVLLKYLAYAKNDYPLSKFYGKTDLKSEAIGYGKSMFFFHMLKNEIGEENFKKAISLFYSSFKFSQASWEDLKTVFQQISDKNLDYFFKQFVYKKGMPDFQIKFKDLVMKDDGFHIFFEIIQKQPYRLKIPITVETYLGDERFTVNLTKTKQEFEIVTKNEPLKMLIDRDYNLFRNLKWEEINPVLYFVNGSIKPVIYIPENEVKYAPIVKHFPEAVLKYPQEFSYKNIQEKNVFIMGGDNPVASRILGKKYNTDKTYVELFKNPFGKSDVIAVFNVKTPEEAKILARKIIHYGKYSKLVLENGKVLNKTVKNAIDGIRVKLREKAEIVAKNGIKDFQNLINDALKKQVIYLGEQHVQFSDHAFQLSVIKAIHQKYPQIAVGMEMFQRSKQPIIDQFINGEISEKEFLKKSGYFVAWRYNYHLYRPILLYCRKHKIPVIALNIDSSIIKKVSSKGISALSPEEKKLLPENMNFTDFEYTVFLREIFSQHKSMDKKRFYNFIQSQIIWDETMAQTISNYIKNNPDRKIIVLAGSGHIRFRYGIPSRVERRTGKKGLTVVIDDQLKKDISDYIVYTAQLEGEKEKKLGVLVEPAVKGLKVIGVAEKAVAKKAGIKKGDIIIEFNGVPVENLSQLKTEIFFSGKKADITVLRNGKRLKLKLNF from the coding sequence ATGAAAAAATTTCTGATACTGTTTTTTCTGATTTTTAATATATCCTATGCGCAAGTTTTTTACAAATTAGAAGTCCAGATTACACCTGAAAAAAATCTTTTAACAGGAAAAGCTGTTATTTATTCTGACAGACCTGAGGAAATCAGGATTTACTTAAAAGGATTTAATATATCTTCGATTTATTACCAGAACAAAAATTTATCGCCGGAAAACCAGCTTAAGCTTAAAATCTCTCCAGAAAATAAAGTTGAGATTAATTATTCAAAGAAATTTTTAGATTTTAATTCAGAGAATATAATTACTGACGAATTTATAAGTTTGACAGACAACTGGTATCCTTATGTTGATAAACTTACCATTTACAATCTCTCTGCCACAGCTCCTAAAAATTTTATTCTTATCTCTGAGTCTGAAAAGGTATCAACAAAAGAAGCAAAAGAAACAAAAACACATCATTTTGAGTTTCCATATCCTACAGAAATAATTCATCTTATTGGTTCAACAAAATACCAGATAAAAAGAAAAGAGTTTGATGGACTGACTATAGAGGCGTATTTCTTTGAAAAAGATTCTGATTTAGCTGAAAAATATATAAACTCAGCATACAAATATATTCAGGATTACTCACAACTTGTAGCCAAATACCCTTACAAAAGATTTTCAATAGTGGAAAATGCATTTCCTACAGGATACTCAATGCCTACTTTTACTCTGATAGGCCAGCAAATTATAAAATTTCCATTTATAGTAGAAAAATCTTTAGCCCATGAAATTCTCCATCAGTGGTTTGGTTGTTCTGTGTATATCAAAGGTGGAAACTGGGCTGAGGGACTTACAACATATCTCTCAGACTATAGACTATCAGAGGATAAAAAAAGATACAGAAAAAATGTTCTTCTAAAATATCTGGCTTATGCTAAAAATGATTATCCATTAAGCAAATTCTACGGAAAAACAGACCTGAAATCAGAGGCTATCGGTTACGGAAAATCAATGTTTTTCTTTCATATGCTAAAAAATGAGATAGGAGAGGAGAACTTTAAAAAGGCAATATCCCTTTTTTACTCCAGCTTCAAATTCAGTCAGGCTTCATGGGAAGACCTAAAAACTGTTTTTCAACAGATTTCAGATAAGAATTTAGACTACTTCTTCAAGCAGTTTGTATACAAAAAAGGTATGCCTGACTTTCAAATCAAATTTAAAGACCTTGTTATGAAGGATGACGGCTTTCATATATTTTTTGAGATTATCCAGAAGCAACCTTATAGACTTAAAATTCCGATAACTGTTGAGACATACCTGGGAGATGAAAGATTTACCGTAAATCTCACTAAAACAAAACAGGAGTTTGAGATTGTCACAAAAAATGAACCATTAAAAATGCTTATAGACAGGGATTATAATCTTTTTAGAAATCTAAAATGGGAAGAGATTAATCCTGTTTTATATTTTGTAAATGGTTCAATTAAGCCGGTTATTTATATTCCGGAAAACGAAGTCAAGTATGCTCCTATTGTAAAACACTTTCCAGAGGCAGTTTTAAAATATCCACAGGAGTTTAGCTATAAAAACATTCAGGAAAAAAATGTATTTATAATGGGTGGAGATAATCCGGTTGCTTCAAGAATTCTTGGAAAAAAATACAATACAGATAAAACTTATGTTGAACTGTTTAAAAATCCTTTTGGAAAATCAGATGTAATCGCAGTTTTCAACGTAAAAACCCCTGAAGAAGCAAAAATTCTCGCCAGAAAAATTATCCATTACGGTAAATACTCAAAATTAGTGCTGGAAAATGGAAAAGTTCTAAATAAAACTGTTAAAAATGCAATAGATGGTATCAGAGTAAAACTCAGGGAAAAAGCAGAAATAGTAGCAAAAAACGGCATTAAAGATTTTCAAAATCTGATTAATGATGCCCTGAAGAAACAGGTGATTTATCTGGGAGAACAGCATGTCCAGTTTTCTGACCATGCATTCCAGCTTAGTGTGATAAAAGCCATCCATCAAAAATATCCTCAAATCGCCGTTGGAATGGAGATGTTCCAGCGTTCAAAACAGCCTATTATTGACCAGTTTATAAATGGAGAAATATCTGAAAAAGAATTTTTGAAAAAATCAGGTTATTTTGTAGCATGGAGATATAACTATCATTTATACAGGCCTATACTCCTTTACTGCAGAAAACATAAAATTCCTGTTATAGCTCTTAACATAGATAGTTCTATAATCAAAAAAGTTTCCTCAAAAGGTATTTCAGCCTTGTCCCCTGAAGAGAAAAAACTACTTCCTGAGAATATGAATTTTACAGATTTTGAATATACAGTTTTCCTCAGGGAGATATTCAGCCAGCACAAATCAATGGATAAAAAGAGATTTTATAACTTTATCCAGTCCCAGATAATATGGGATGAGACCATGGCACAGACTATCTCCAATTACATAAAAAACAATCCTGATAGGAAAATCATCGTCCTTGCAGGAAGCGGTCATATCAGATTTAGATACGGAATTCCTTCCAGAGTAGAAAGAAGAACAGGCAAAAAAGGACTAACGGTGGTCATAGATGACCAGCTTAAGAAAGACATTTCAGATTATATTGTTTATACTGCCCAGCTTGAAGGAGAAAAAGAGAAAAAATTAGGTGTGCTTGTTGAACCTGCAGTAAAAGGCTTAAAAGTTATAGGAGTTGCAGAAAAAGCTGTGGCAAAAAAAGCAGGTATTAAAAAAGGAGATATTATAATTGAGTTTAATGGAGTGCCTGTTGAGAATTTATCCCAGCTAAAAACAGAAATATTCTTTTCAGGGAAAAAAGCTGATATAACAGTTCTAAGAAATGGTAAAAGACTCAAACTAAAACTTAATTTTTGA